AGATCGGCGGACCGGAAGATACCGCTGGCAAAAGTTTCTGGCGCTTTCTGAAGATTTTTTCGCCCACCCCCGTTTTTCTCATACGCATGTTTATAGAGGGGCATGTTAACGCGCGCAAAAATGCCCCCCAAACCGCTCTCCAACAATCCCCGCGCCGGCTGCGGGAGGTTTTCGGGAGGCGCATCAGACAGCAAATAGAGTGTGTTAACGAACGGCAAGGAAGAGGTTCACGCGGATTCAGCGGATATCAAGGATTCTACATATAGCATGCAGCTACACTCCTTGAAGCAAAAACCAGGGGGAAAGGGCAAAATTAGATGAAGGGAAAGAAGAAAAAAGTTGGTGCGGGGTTGCAATGGAAAAAAGTCAACAAAAGACTTGACGGAATCAGGGGGGTTGAAATAATTCAACAATCAAGAATAATACAACTGACCAAGGGGGTTCAGTGAACAACTATTTCATGGAGACCCATCACCACGAGTGGATCCTGACCAACAAGCTGGGGTCCTACGCTTTGGGTACCGGAAACCTGATAAACCAGCGCAAATACCACGGGCTGCTAATCGCCAGCGACAGGAATTTTTCGCGATTCCACCTGGTCGCGGGGATGGAGGAAAGGGTGGAGTGGCGCGGCCAGATCCTGCATCTGGACAGCAACAACTACAGCAACTGCATCTATCCCGAGGGATTTTTGTATCTGGTGAAACCCTGGCTACGGCCCTTCCCCACCTTTCTCTATTCCGCCCTGCCGCATCAGAACGCCATCCTGATCCGCAAAGAGATCAAGATGGATGCCGACACCAACGCCGTTATCGTGAAATACACGAACCTGGGGCATCACAAGCTGCATTTCACCCTGCATCCCAAATTCACCATGGTGCCACACCACGAGCTGAACCACCCGGGCAGCCTGGACCACGAGCGGTTCGACACGGAATTTGAAAACAGCGGGGACGGCTGTTCCTTCAGTGCCACCCGCGCCGCCAACGGCCTGCGGGTCTGGGGGATGATGAAAGGGGCGGAGCTAACGCCAAACCGGTTTACCTATAACAACGTTTTCTACCCCTGGGAAGTGATGAGCGGGTATGCCGGAATCGGCGACCAGATCAGCCTCTTTGAGCTGAACTTCGCCCTGGACATCGGCGAAAGCAAAATCCTGCTCTTCGCTGACCAGCCCATCCAGGCGCCGGACAAGACAATCGCCAGGATCGAAAAGCGCTACGCCAATTTGCCCAAGCCCAAAGACTTCCCGCGGGAACCGGACAGCGACGACACCCTGATCGAAAGCCTGGACCTGAACGACAACTTCCTCTACAGCTATGAAGAATACCTGCGGCTGCTGGAATTCGCGCTCAGGGATTTCGTCTCCAACAACGACATCGTGGCAGGCTATCCATTTTACGGCGCCTGGGGACGCGACACCATGATCGTGCTCAACGCCCTGATGCACACCCCTGGCAACCTGAAGCTGGCGGAAAAGGTGCTGATGCGCTACAGACGCGAAATGAAGGACGGCCTGATACCGAACATGAGAGCCGAATCAGGAAGGGAAGCGAATTACGACACCGTGGACGCCACCCTGTGGTTCGTCATCCTGATGTGGAAACTGGGCCGCTACAAACAGGACAAGGCCTTCTGGCGCGGAAGCATCAAGCTCATCGAGGAAGTTCTGACAGGCATCCTCAACAACAGCCAATATCCCTTCTTTGTGCGCCCAGACGGCCTGATCGAACTGAAAGAGGAATTCGCCCACGCCACCTGGATGGACGTTCGGATCGACGGAAAGCCCGTGACGCCGAGGAACGGAGCCCCCGTCGAGATCAACGCCCTCTGGTACAACGCCGTCTGCTGTTACCAGGCCATGTGCGACGAATACCGCCGCCTGGCCAAGGTCCGCTACCTGCCGATCGAGCAAATCACCGACATGAAGGACCTGATCCGCGCCTCCTTCCAGAAATTCTGGTCCCAGGGCTATCTGGCGGACCGCCTGCTGGGTGACAATCCCGTGGACGAGATGAGGCCGAACGCCGTGATCGCGCTTTCCCTGCCCTGGGAAATCATTGACCGCGACAAGATGCAGCAGGTTTGGGACCGCGCCCGCGAAGAGCTTTACACGCCCTACGGCCTGCGGAGCCTGAGTCCGAACAACTTCCGCTTCCGCAAAAAATACTACGGCACCCAGCGCGAACGCGACCTCTCCTACCACAACGGCAGCGTTTGGGCCTGGTTGCTGGGGCCTTTCTGCGGGCTGTTCCTGAAGCTAAACCGCGACAAGCTGCCCCCTGAGGAACTGGCGGAAAAACTCAGCGAACTGGTCTCCACCTTCCGGCGCAGCTTCATGCGCGGACACATCGCCTCCCTGGCCGAGGTTTGGGACGGCGACCATCCCCATTTCCCCAAAGGCGCCCCGGCCCAGGCGATCAGCGTGGCCGCGCTCTACAACATCGAGACCTTTATCAACAGCATCACCAACGCCCAGGCGGACAGGGCTTCAAAGAAACTCCCCAGAAAACCGGCCAAGAGGAAAACGCGATGAAAATACTGATGTTCACCTGGGAATTCCCGCCCCTGATCTCCGGAGGCCTGGGCATGGCCTGTTACGGCATGGTGCGCTCGCTGCTGGCTTTGGGCATCAAAATCGACCTGGTGCTGCCCACCAAGGAAATGGTCTATTTCCCGCTGCGGAAGGTAGAAGACGCGAACACCCTTCCGGCCGTGTTCGTGGACCCCGTCCTGCAAAAGGAATACCTGCGGCACAGCTTTGAAACGCTGCAGGAACGGCTGGAATACATCGGCATCAGCGGCCGCCCGGAATCCTATTACCGCCTTGACGAGCTGGCCAAATTCGACCCCACCGTGAGCCTGGAGCGCTGGCAAACGCAATTCCAGAGCGTGCGGGAACGCGAAATCTTCTCCGACCTTGCCACCAACCTGACCGGCGACGAAGACCTGATCAGAAAGGTGCAGGAATTCACCATGAGGGCGGAGAAATTCGCACGCAGCCTGGACTACAACCTCATCCACGCCCACGACTGGCTCACCTACCCCTCCGGAATACTGGCCAAAAAAATCTCCAAAAAACCGCTGGTGGTGCACATCCACGCCACGGAATTCGACCGCGCCGGAGGACCCGGCGACGAGCGCGTCCACAAGATCGAACACGCGGGGATGATGTATGCGGACAAGGTGATAGCCGTTTCGCAATACACAGCGCAGATGATCATGTCGCGCTACCGCATCGACACAGCCAAGATCCGCATCGTGCACAACGCCTTTACGCTTTCCGAGGAATCGGTGACCTCCAAGAAGCGCATCTTCAAAGGCCCCACGGTGCTCTTCCTGGGCCGGATAACCCTGCAGAAAGGGCCGGATTACTTCCTGGAAGTGGCCGCGCGGGTTCTGAAAGTCCATCCCGAGGCACGTTTCATCATGGCCGGAAGCGGAGACATGGGACGCAAACTGCTGCGCGATTCCGCCTCCCGTAAACTGCAGAACAGGTTCCTTTTCACCGGCTTCCTGAACCGCGCCCAGGTCGAGGACATCCTCCGGGCTTCCGACATCTATATGATGCCCTCGATTTCCGAACCCTTCGGGATTTCGCCTCTGGAGGCAATGGCCTTCGGCCTCACCTCCATCATCTCCAAGCAAAGCGGCGTGGCGGAAGTGGTGAACCACGCCTTCAAGATAGACTACTGGGACGTGGAACTGATGGCGAACACGGTGAACCATCTTATCGAGAATCCCGATAAATGCAGTAAAATGGGGATGGACGGCATGCGCGAGGTCAACCAGATCCACTGGAAGGAAGCGGCGGAAAAGATCCGCCTGGTCTATTCCTCCACCCTCGCTGAATACATCAAAAGCAATTCCTGACAGGTGTGACAATATGCTAAACGTGGTTTTTTACTTTCAAGTGCACCAGCCCTACCGGCTCAAACATCTGAACGTGCTGGACATCGGCAAGAACACGGATTATTTCGACGACCGCCTGAACGCCCAGGTGATGCGCAAAGTGGCGGAAAAATGCTACCTGCCCACCAACAAACTCCTGCTGGAACTGATCCAAAAGCTGGAGGGACGCTTCAAGGTGGCCTATTCCATCACGGGAACGGCGATTGAGCAATTCAAGGCCTGGAGCCCGGAGACGCTGGATTCGTTCAAAGCCCTGGTTGATACCGGCTGCGTGGAGCTTCTGGGCGAAACCTACTACCATTCCCTGGCTTTCCTCTATGACACCAACGAGTTTCTGGACCAGATCGCCCTGCACAGGGAGCTGATGCAGCGGGAGTTCGGTTATTACTGCGAAACCTTCCGCAATACGGAGCTTATCTATCAGGACAGCCTTTCCGACCTGATTTATGAAATCGAGGGTTTCAAGACCATCATCACTGAAGGCGCAGACCGCATCCTGGAATGGCGAACCCCGCTCTACGCCTATAAAAACTATTCCAAAAACATCAACCTGCTGCTGAAATACTACCAGCTTTCAGATGACATCGCCTTCCGCTTCTCGAACCGTGACTGGCCCGAATATCCGCTTACGGTGGATAAATTCGTGAACTGGATCGACCACCTCACCCTGGCTGAAACCGAGGGGCGCAACCAATTCCTGAACCTCTTCATGGACTATGAGACCTTCGGCGAGCACCAGTGGGCCGATTCCGGAATCTTCGACTTCATGCAACAATTCCCCGGCGAAGTGCTCAAGCGCCAGCATCTGGGCTTTGCCACCCCCAAAGAAACCTTCGGGCTGGCAAACTACCAGCAGGAAGCCCTTTCCTTCCCCACCCCTGTTTCCTGGGCCGACGCTGAACGCGACCTTTCCGCCTGGCTTTCAAACGACATGCAGCGCAACGCCATTGAAACCCTCTACAGGCTACTGTCACTGGTGAAGAGAAAAGGCGACCAGCGGTTGCTCGAAACAGTCCGCAAACTGAGCACCTCCGA
This region of Candidatus Cloacimonadota bacterium genomic DNA includes:
- a CDS encoding alpha-amylase — translated: MLNVVFYFQVHQPYRLKHLNVLDIGKNTDYFDDRLNAQVMRKVAEKCYLPTNKLLLELIQKLEGRFKVAYSITGTAIEQFKAWSPETLDSFKALVDTGCVELLGETYYHSLAFLYDTNEFLDQIALHRELMQREFGYYCETFRNTELIYQDSLSDLIYEIEGFKTIITEGADRILEWRTPLYAYKNYSKNINLLLKYYQLSDDIAFRFSNRDWPEYPLTVDKFVNWIDHLTLAETEGRNQFLNLFMDYETFGEHQWADSGIFDFMQQFPGEVLKRQHLGFATPKETFGLANYQQEALSFPTPVSWADAERDLSAWLSNDMQRNAIETLYRLLSLVKRKGDQRLLETVRKLSTSDHFYYICTKYFTDGDVHKYFSPYDSPDQAYIYYMNAMADLEERLI
- a CDS encoding glycosyltransferase translates to MKILMFTWEFPPLISGGLGMACYGMVRSLLALGIKIDLVLPTKEMVYFPLRKVEDANTLPAVFVDPVLQKEYLRHSFETLQERLEYIGISGRPESYYRLDELAKFDPTVSLERWQTQFQSVREREIFSDLATNLTGDEDLIRKVQEFTMRAEKFARSLDYNLIHAHDWLTYPSGILAKKISKKPLVVHIHATEFDRAGGPGDERVHKIEHAGMMYADKVIAVSQYTAQMIMSRYRIDTAKIRIVHNAFTLSEESVTSKKRIFKGPTVLFLGRITLQKGPDYFLEVAARVLKVHPEARFIMAGSGDMGRKLLRDSASRKLQNRFLFTGFLNRAQVEDILRASDIYMMPSISEPFGISPLEAMAFGLTSIISKQSGVAEVVNHAFKIDYWDVELMANTVNHLIENPDKCSKMGMDGMREVNQIHWKEAAEKIRLVYSSTLAEYIKSNS